The proteins below are encoded in one region of Silene latifolia isolate original U9 population chromosome 2, ASM4854445v1, whole genome shotgun sequence:
- the LOC141642561 gene encoding vesicle transport protein GOT1-like codes for MMSFEMNDRKKIGLGLTGFGVFFTFLGVVFLFDKGLLAMGNILFLSGLALTIGLKSTMQFFMKPQNYKGTISFGVGFFFVLIGWPILGMILESYGFLVLFSGFWPTLAVFVQRIPVLGWILQHPFFRSLIDRYRGKRVPV; via the exons ATGATGTCGTTCGAGATGAATGATCGAAAAA AAATCGGTCTGGGTTTGACCGGATTTGGTGTCTTCTTCACATTCCTTGGTGTTGTTTTCTTGTTTGACAAAGGTTTACTTGCGATGGGAAAT ATCCTATTCTTGTCTGGGCTGGCATTGACAATTGGGTTGAAGTCCACTATGCAGTTTTTCATGAAACCACAAAATTATAAG GGGACAATATCCTTTGGTGTTGGATTCTTCTTTGTTCTGATAGGGTGGCCGATATTAGGAATGATATTGGAATCATATGGCTTCCTCGTACTCTTCAG TGGCTTTTGGCCTACATTGGCGGTTTTTGTGCAAAGGATTCCTGTTCTTGGTTGGATATTACAACATCCATTCTTTAGATCT TTGATTGATCGATATCGTGGGAAGCGGGTTCCTGTATGA
- the LOC141642564 gene encoding lactoylglutathione lyase GLX1-like, with translation MAETEAVAPNAELLEWPQKDKRRFLHVVYRVGNLDETIKFYTECFGMKLLRKRDIPEEKYTNAFLGFGPEESNFVVELTYNYGVDSYDIGTGFGHFAIATPDVYKLVEDIKAKGGTVTREPGPVKGGSTVIAFVKDPTGYLFEIIERSSTPEPLCQVMLRVGDLERSIKFYEKALGMKVVKKVDRPEQKYSIAMMGYAPEPETTVLELTYNYGVTEYTKGTAYAQIAISTDDVYKSGEVVNLVNQELGGKITRQAGPLPGLGTKIVAFLDPDGWKTVLVDNEDFLKELQ, from the exons ATGGCTGAGACTGAAGCTGTTGCTCCCAATGCTGAATTGCTGGAATGGCCCCAAAAGGACAAGAGAAGGTTCCTGCATGTTGTGTACCGTGTTGGCAATCTCGATGAAACTATTAA GTTTTACACCGAGTGTTTTGGGATGAAACTTCTGAGGAAGCGGGATATTCCAGAGGAGAAATATACAAATGCATTTCTCGGGTTTGGCCCTGAAGAGTCAAATTTCGTCGTGGAGTTGACATACA ATTACGGGGTGGACAGTTATGATATTGGGACAGGATTCGGACATTTTGCAATTGCAACCCCGGAT GTTTACAAATTGGTTGAGGACATAAAAGCTAAGGGTGGTACCGTCACTCGAGAGCCTGGCCCTGTGAAAGGGGGATCAACTGTAATTGCGTTTGTTAAGGATCCCACTGGTTACCTATTTGAGATCATTGAGAGAAGTTCAACTCCGGAACCTCTTTGTCAAGTAATGCTCCGTGTTGGTGATTTAGAGCGCTCTATCAAGTTCTATGAGAAG GCCTTAGGGATGAAGGTCGTGAAGAAAGTTGATAGGCCAGAACAAAAG TACTCCATCGCCATGATGGGATATGCCCCTGAACCAGAGACAACTGTTTTGGAGCTGACCTACAATTATGGTGTAACTGAGTACACTAAAGGAACTGCATATGCTCAG ATTGCCATTAGTACTGATGATGTCTATAAGAGTGGGGAGGTTGTCAATTTGGTTAATCAAGAGCTTGGGGGAAAGATTACTCGTCAAGCTGGTCCTCTTCCTGGGCTCGGCACTAAGATCGTCGCTTTTCTGGACCCAGATGGTTGGAAGACT GTTCTTGTTGACAATGAAGATTTCCTCAAAGAGTTGCAGTGA
- the LOC141642559 gene encoding arogenate dehydratase/prephenate dehydratase 1, chloroplastic-like, which translates to MALKCDGIVVVECGVLSSFELLGRRRRRDYLGGGLSFRKDVKRMGKWECCCGVLGQKAITPVEDDKPLKPLAYPNPNPFPNSNPAGVNQIKHIGFHKDLNSLPKPLTASVLSPSRKDGSKVRVAFQGVPGSYSEDAALKAYPNCETVPCDGFEAAFKAVELWLVDRAVIPIENTVGGSLHRNYDLLLRHRLHIVGEVQLDVNHCLMGLPGVRKEDLKRVLSHPQALDQCEGTLSKLGLVRISTDDTAGAAQMVASERARDTGAIASARSAAIYGLNIIEERIQDDDDNITRFMLLAREPLIPGIDRPYKTSVVFSLNEGPGVLFKALAVFALRDINLSKIESRPQKNRPLRIVDDSNKGSAKYFDYLFYIDFQASMADPQAQFALGHLQEFASFIRVLGCYPMDTSLN; encoded by the exons ATGGCATTGAAATGTGATGGAATTGTAGTAGTAGAATGTGGTGTATTATCAAGTTTTGAATTGTtgggaagaaggagaagaagggaTTATTTGGGAGGTGGGTTGAGTTTTAGGAAAGATGTTAAGAGAATGGGAAAGTGGGAATGTTGTTGTGGGGTTTTAGGACAAAAGGCTATTACTCCTGTTGAAGATGACAAACCATTGAAGCCTTTAGCTTACCCGAATCCGAATCCGTTTCCGAATTCTAACCCTGCTGGTGTCAATCAGATAAAGCATATTGGCTTTCACAAGGATTTGAATTCACTGCCTA AACCTTTGACGGCCTCTGTTCTATCTCCATCCCGAAAAGATGGTTCAAAAGTCCGAGTTGCTTTTCAG GGGGTCCCTGGATCATATAGCGAGGATGCAGCTTTGAAAGCATATCCGAATTGCGAAACTGTTCCTTGTGATGGATTTGAGGCCGCTTTTAAG GCAGTTGAACTCTGGTTAGTTGATAGAGCAGTTATACCAATTGAGAACACAGTTGGTGGTAGTCTTCACCGCAATTACGATTTACTCCTCCGTCATAGGCTGCATATAGTCGGCGAGGTCCAGCTAGATGTTAATCATTGTCTTATGGGATTGCCTGGAGTTCGAAAAGAGGATCTGAAGCGTGTCCTAAGCCACCCTCAG GCACTTGACCAGTGTGAAGGGACTCTGAGCAAGTTGGGTCTTGTTCGGATCAGTACAGATGATACTGCTGGTGCTGCGCAA ATGGTCGCTTCCGAGCGCGCAAGAGATACAGGAGCTATTGCAAGTGCTCGTTCTGCTGCTATTTATGGCCTCAATATCATTGAAGAAAGAATACAG GATGATGATGATAACATCACGCGTTTTATGCTTCTTGCCCGAGAACCTCTTATTCCTGGCATCGATAGGCCTTACAAG aCGAGCGTTGTTTTCTCCTTGAACGAAGGTCCTGGTGTACTTTTCAAAGCTTTGGCCGTGTTTGCCCTTCGAGATATCAATTTATCAAAG ATTGAGAGCAGGCCACAAAAGAATCGTCCACTTCGGATTGTGGATGACTCAAATAAGGGTAGTGCTAA ATATTTTGATTATCTTTTCTACATCGACTTTCAAGCATCCATGGCGGATCCTCAAGCCCAATTTGCTTTAGGCCATCTCCAG GAGTTTGCTAGCTTTATTCGTGTCCTCGGCTGTTATCCGATGGATACATCGCTGAATTGA
- the LOC141642565 gene encoding autophagy-related protein 8C-like, with protein MGKRSFKLEHPLEKRQAEAARLKEKYPDRIPVIVEKAEKSDIPDINKIKYLVPADLTVGQFVYVVRKRVKLSAEKAIFVFVKNILPPTAALMSAVHEENKDEDGFLYMTYSGENVFGSSCSHN; from the exons ATGGGTAAACGATCATTCAAATTGGAACACCCACTTG AAAAGAGGCAAGCAGAAGCTGCTCGGCTCAAGGAGAAATACCCTGATAGAATACCT GTGATTGTGGAAAAAGCTGAAAAGAGTGACATTCCCGACATCAATAAGATAAA GTACCTCGTGCCAGCTGATTTGACAGTCGGACAGTTTGTGTATGTCGTGAGGAAGAGAGTAAAGCTCAGTGCTGAGAAGGCCATCTTTGTGTTTGTCAAAAATATTTTACCGCCCACTG CTGCCTTGATGTCGGCGGTTCATGAAGAAAATAAGGATGAAGATGGGTTCCTCTACATGACTTACAGTGGAGAGAACGTGTTTGGATCGAGTTGCAGCCATAACTGA